ACGCCGCGGCGGACGGCGGCCCGGATGACGGCGTTCAGGCCGGGGCAGTCGCCCCCGCCGGTGAGGATGCCGACGCGCATCTTGGCCAAATTCACACCCCCGGTTGCGGGTCAATGCCCTCTGACGGGTACAAGGATACCGAGGCCCTCCGGGGGCGTCAAGGCCTCACCCCCGGGCGGCCTCACGGAAGTACTCGGCATAGCGTCCGGCGATGACGGGCAGGCTGAACAGACGGGCTCTCTCCCGCCCCCGACCCGCCAGGTCGTCGCGCAGGTCGGGCTCCGATTCGAGCCTCTCGATAAGCTCCGCCAGCTCGGTGTATTTACCCGGCGTGAAGTACAGCCCGGCGTCCCCCACCACCTCGGGGATACCGCCCGTCGGCGTGGTGATGACTGGTTTACCGCACGCCATGGCCTCCAGGGCCGCCATCCCGAACTGCTCCTGCCAGCGCGGCGCGGGCAGGGAGGGTTGGACCAGGCAGTCCACACTGCGTAGGAGTGCGGGCACCCGGTCGTGGGGAAAACCGCCGATCAGTCGTACCGCGTCGCCCAGACCGTACAGGCTGATTAACCGGCGCAGCCAACCCCCGTCCTCACCGGTGCCGACCACCGCGGCGGAAACCCGCACGCCCCGGAGCCGCAGGGCCTGGACGGCGTGGATCAGGTCCCGCTGCCCCTTCTCCCAGGTGAGGCGACCCAGGATCAGCAGCAAAAAGCTTTCCGGGTCGGCGGCCAGTTCACTCCTGAGCGACGGGTCGGCTTCACCGGGATGGAAACGCTCCAGGTCCACGGCGTTCCCGCCCACCCGAATCCGCTTCTCCTCGATGCCCTCCTGCCGGCAGAGCTGGGCCGAGTACCGGCTGACGGCGATGAAAAGGCCCGCCCCGCGGCGCGTCTCCTCGATGAAAGCGCGGGCCTTCGGCTTGTAACCCCAGATGTGGGGGATGTTCTCGTGGACCGTCACCACCACCGGCGGCGCCAGGCCTCGGCGGTGGGCGCGGACGCACTGCCAGGTGAAGGGGTAGTGGATTTCAGCCGAACGGATCAGATCGAAGTCCGTCAGGTGGCGTTCCAGCCCATAGCAGTACTCGCGCTCGAAGCTCCGGCTTACGAGGAGGTTTCTGAGCCACAGGCCGCTCACCACGTCCCCGATGCTCGCGGTGCCGCGCAAACGGATCAGCCCGAGCGGGAAGCCCTCGGGAGTGGGGAACCGGTTGTCGCGGCGGAGAATGCAACTCTGCTGGAACCCCGACTCCTCCAGGGGGAGGAACTTGGCCATCAGCCAGGTCGAGAGGAGATCGCCGCGGACGTGCAGAAGTTTCAGCGGTTGGGTCATCGGTTTATCGTCGG
The sequence above is drawn from the bacterium genome and encodes:
- a CDS encoding glycosyltransferase family 4 protein, whose protein sequence is MTQPLKLLHVRGDLLSTWLMAKFLPLEESGFQQSCILRRDNRFPTPEGFPLGLIRLRGTASIGDVVSGLWLRNLLVSRSFEREYCYGLERHLTDFDLIRSAEIHYPFTWQCVRAHRRGLAPPVVVTVHENIPHIWGYKPKARAFIEETRRGAGLFIAVSRYSAQLCRQEGIEEKRIRVGGNAVDLERFHPGEADPSLRSELAADPESFLLLILGRLTWEKGQRDLIHAVQALRLRGVRVSAAVVGTGEDGGWLRRLISLYGLGDAVRLIGGFPHDRVPALLRSVDCLVQPSLPAPRWQEQFGMAALEAMACGKPVITTPTGGIPEVVGDAGLYFTPGKYTELAELIERLESEPDLRDDLAGRGRERARLFSLPVIAGRYAEYFREAARG